One genomic window of Bacteroidetes Order II. bacterium includes the following:
- a CDS encoding TerB family tellurite resistance protein: MDQQPTELFLHFILDETWTDAQQEALVELMVWAMYVDKSIQAEENELIDQILDQMSVGDSTPIAQYLNPAIAKVRDAFHHEQKSAFLLEDICLYLDDADVRAQALDLCLQILEADGHLHNDEAAFLERIKTRFLQ, from the coding sequence ATGGATCAACAACCAACCGAACTATTTCTCCACTTTATTTTGGACGAGACATGGACCGATGCCCAACAGGAAGCCCTTGTGGAACTGATGGTTTGGGCCATGTATGTGGATAAGTCTATCCAGGCGGAAGAAAACGAACTCATTGACCAAATTTTGGATCAGATGTCTGTTGGAGATTCTACCCCAATTGCCCAGTACCTAAACCCTGCCATTGCTAAGGTGCGCGACGCTTTCCACCACGAACAAAAGTCAGCATTTTTGTTGGAGGACATCTGTCTGTATTTAGATGATGCCGATGTGCGGGCCCAAGCGCTTGACCTTTGTTTACAAATTCTGGAAGCCGATGGACATCTTCACAATGACGAGGCGGCCTTTCTGGAACGTATTAAAACACGATTTTTGCAATAA
- a CDS encoding phosphoglycerate kinase: MTKLTIDDLELAGKKVLIRVDFNVPLKNGVVTDDTRIREALPTIRKVLAEGGLPILMSHAGRPKNGPDPQFSLKPAAGKLAELIGATVHMATDTVGPDVEALITSAEAGSVVLLENTRFYAGESKNDSELAAKIARLGDVYINDAFGSAHRAHSSTEGVTHFITQSAMGYLLKKEVEYLSKVLEAPERPFVAVIGGAKVSDKIGVIEALLPKVDHLLIGGGMTFTFLKAKSVAIGKSLCEDDKLELALALMEKAGEKLVLPDDHLSADAFASEAQTQISAPGVPDDWMGLDIGPDTIIKYQAILKSAKTVVWNGPMGVFEMPKFARGTIAVAEALAESTRNGGLTVVGGGDSVAAISQARLDDDVSHVSTGGGAMLEFLEGMVLPGVAALSEKA, translated from the coding sequence ATGACAAAGTTAACCATAGATGACCTCGAACTGGCAGGCAAAAAAGTTTTGATTCGTGTAGATTTTAACGTTCCCCTTAAAAATGGCGTAGTGACAGACGATACCCGTATTCGGGAAGCCTTGCCCACCATCCGCAAAGTGCTTGCCGAAGGTGGATTACCCATTCTGATGAGCCATGCCGGACGCCCGAAAAATGGCCCAGACCCACAATTCAGCCTAAAACCTGCTGCGGGAAAATTGGCCGAACTGATCGGTGCAACCGTTCATATGGCAACGGATACCGTTGGTCCAGACGTAGAAGCCCTCATTACATCAGCAGAGGCGGGTAGTGTGGTTTTGCTGGAAAATACGCGGTTCTATGCAGGTGAGTCTAAAAACGACTCCGAATTGGCGGCAAAAATAGCCCGATTGGGAGATGTGTACATCAACGATGCTTTTGGATCGGCTCACCGCGCCCACAGCTCGACGGAAGGCGTTACCCACTTTATCACCCAATCGGCAATGGGCTACCTGCTCAAAAAAGAAGTAGAATACCTCTCCAAGGTACTGGAAGCGCCCGAAAGGCCCTTCGTGGCTGTTATTGGTGGGGCAAAGGTTTCGGATAAAATTGGGGTTATTGAGGCCCTGCTGCCCAAAGTGGATCACTTGCTTATTGGTGGCGGTATGACCTTCACGTTCCTCAAGGCAAAAAGCGTCGCCATCGGAAAATCCCTCTGTGAAGACGACAAATTGGAACTTGCGTTGGCACTGATGGAAAAAGCAGGAGAAAAGTTGGTACTGCCAGACGACCATCTTTCGGCTGATGCGTTCGCCAGCGAAGCCCAGACACAAATTTCTGCACCCGGTGTCCCCGATGATTGGATGGGATTAGACATTGGTCCGGACACCATTATTAAGTACCAAGCCATTTTAAAGTCGGCCAAAACGGTTGTTTGGAACGGTCCAATGGGTGTTTTTGAAATGCCGAAATTTGCCAGAGGAACCATTGCCGTTGCCGAAGCCTTGGCAGAATCCACTCGAAATGGTGGGCTTACTGTTGTCGGTGGTGGCGACTCGGTGGCCGCCATTTCTCAAGCACGCTTAGACGACGATGTTAGCCATGTCTCGACTGGAGGCGGTGCCATGTTGGAGTTTCTCGAAGGAATGGTGCTTCCCGGCGTTGCAGCCTTAAGTGAAAAAGCCTGA
- a CDS encoding MFS transporter, which produces MQTGKRHTEKPFYVWLAFLTNSILIGAWSSRIPEFKTYFQTENGLWGMVLLTIPLFSLVASFPTSRFIRRFSLTTTLRLASLLSLGTFALIPHTKQVELFVGILVLYGFSSGMLNLAMNAAAGAYEHQTGAPIMAASHGMYSFGGMLGAGLGVLAGSLLWSRTFFFGVLATALLLFNLYLFTVKIPDNSTGTSSLPPKGISGYLLLLAVTSFIYMAIEGMILNWSALFLKTETATPLSLLSLGFLAFSATMTLGRWSGNRFFTRFSVRQVMVGGSTLVMGGFLLLWLVYQYIPAILAFALVGAGASALVPLLFSEATKFVQPTPETAIAVILSAGISGIMMGSPVIGFASEVVGLRNAMLIPFFMSGSILLLHRFFPHQNSDNQTNSQTD; this is translated from the coding sequence ATGCAAACCGGAAAACGCCACACGGAAAAACCTTTTTACGTCTGGCTCGCCTTTTTAACAAATAGCATTCTGATCGGGGCATGGTCGTCTCGTATTCCAGAATTTAAGACCTATTTTCAAACCGAGAATGGCCTTTGGGGAATGGTTTTGCTCACTATTCCCCTATTTTCGTTGGTGGCTAGTTTCCCAACAAGCCGGTTTATCCGCCGCTTTTCCCTCACCACAACCCTCCGACTTGCCTCCCTCTTATCTCTTGGTACGTTTGCCTTAATCCCGCATACCAAACAGGTCGAACTATTTGTTGGGATTTTGGTGTTATATGGCTTTTCCAGTGGCATGCTTAATTTAGCCATGAATGCAGCCGCAGGGGCTTATGAGCATCAAACCGGAGCACCCATCATGGCGGCTTCGCATGGGATGTACAGTTTTGGCGGAATGCTTGGCGCAGGATTGGGTGTTTTGGCTGGGAGCCTATTGTGGAGCCGTACCTTCTTTTTTGGTGTGCTGGCCACCGCCTTATTGCTATTCAATTTGTACCTATTCACAGTTAAAATTCCTGATAATTCCACGGGAACTTCCTCCTTACCGCCCAAAGGCATTTCTGGATATTTACTTCTATTGGCCGTAACATCCTTTATTTACATGGCCATCGAAGGGATGATCCTAAACTGGAGTGCCTTATTTCTTAAAACGGAAACCGCTACCCCGCTTAGTCTCTTAAGTCTGGGATTTCTGGCCTTTTCCGCCACCATGACCCTCGGTCGCTGGTCCGGAAATCGCTTTTTTACCCGCTTTTCCGTACGACAAGTGATGGTGGGTGGTAGCACATTGGTGATGGGCGGATTTTTGTTGTTATGGCTGGTATATCAATACATTCCTGCCATTTTGGCCTTTGCATTGGTTGGCGCGGGTGCATCGGCATTGGTTCCCCTTTTATTCTCCGAAGCCACCAAGTTCGTTCAACCCACACCAGAAACAGCCATTGCCGTGATTCTTTCTGCCGGAATTTCTGGCATAATGATGGGTTCTCCTGTAATCGGGTTTGCGAGCGAAGTGGTTGGGCTTCGGAATGCCATGCTCATTCCATTTTTTATGAGCGGTTCGATTCTCTTGCTACACCGCTTTTTTCCGCATCAAAATTCAGATAACCAAACAAATTCGCAAACCGACTGA
- a CDS encoding ABC transporter ATP-binding protein, whose amino-acid sequence MNLITVDQITRHYQTQSGDLAVLKGVSFSVNRGEVVAVVGQSGAGKSTLLHILGTLDRPTSGKVLFNGEDVFAKKEEDLALFRNRNIGFVFQFHHLLPEFSALENVAMPALIQNKSLTQVEVRAKELMALLGLKYRNTHRPGQLSGGEQQRVAMARALMNEPDLVLADEPTGNLDIRTAATLHEEIIRLSREMNQTFIIVTHNPALAQMADRVLRMEDGLIFEQFSYRENGETT is encoded by the coding sequence ATGAACCTGATAACCGTTGACCAAATAACGCGGCATTACCAAACCCAAAGTGGGGATCTGGCCGTGCTCAAGGGCGTTTCGTTTTCGGTAAATCGCGGCGAAGTGGTGGCTGTGGTTGGACAAAGTGGAGCAGGGAAGAGTACTTTACTACATATTTTGGGGACATTAGACCGGCCTACTTCCGGAAAAGTCTTGTTTAATGGCGAAGATGTTTTTGCCAAAAAAGAAGAAGACCTTGCCCTGTTTCGTAATCGGAATATTGGGTTTGTGTTTCAATTTCATCATCTGTTGCCGGAATTTTCTGCTTTAGAAAATGTTGCAATGCCTGCATTAATTCAGAATAAATCGCTGACACAGGTGGAAGTGCGGGCAAAGGAACTCATGGCGTTGTTGGGGCTTAAATATCGAAATACACACCGTCCGGGCCAACTTTCCGGGGGAGAACAACAACGGGTTGCAATGGCCCGTGCATTAATGAATGAGCCAGATTTGGTTTTGGCCGATGAACCGACCGGGAACTTGGACATCCGGACAGCGGCAACCCTGCATGAGGAAATTATACGCCTGAGCCGGGAAATGAACCAGACCTTCATTATTGTAACCCATAACCCAGCCTTAGCCCAAATGGCAGATCGGGTACTGCGAATGGAAGATGGCCTTATTTTTGAACAATTTAGCTATCGGGAAAATGGGGAAACTACTTAA
- the nadA gene encoding quinolinate synthase NadA encodes MIALDLVDVSGGYVDAPIDPTLDLFAEIDRLKKEKNAVILAHYYQEPDIQDLADYVGDSLGLARQAAGTNADIILFAGVHFMAETAKILSPQKKVILPDLNAGCSLADSCPPDEFAAFRAQYPDHLVISYINCSAAIKAQTDIIVTSSNAEHIIRQLPADQPVIFAPDKNLGRYISKVTGREMVLWDGSCIVHEVFSEQQLVRLKVQFPEALVLAHPECEEVVLRHADYIGSTTGILKYAQNSPEKQFIVATEAGILHQMEKSCPDKTFVAAPPNNGCSCNECPHMKLNTLEKVYLCLKYELPALEMEESVRIRALAPIQRMLEMSRAIG; translated from the coding sequence ATGATCGCGTTAGACCTTGTGGATGTTTCCGGCGGCTATGTGGATGCCCCGATAGATCCCACCTTAGACCTTTTTGCCGAGATAGATCGGTTGAAAAAGGAAAAAAATGCCGTAATTCTGGCGCATTATTATCAAGAGCCAGACATTCAAGATTTAGCGGACTATGTGGGTGATTCGCTGGGGTTGGCACGCCAGGCTGCTGGCACCAATGCAGACATTATTTTGTTTGCAGGGGTTCATTTTATGGCTGAAACGGCCAAAATTCTTTCGCCACAAAAGAAAGTCATTCTACCAGACCTGAATGCAGGTTGTTCGCTTGCCGATTCTTGCCCACCGGACGAGTTTGCTGCTTTCCGGGCACAATATCCCGATCACTTGGTGATTTCATATATCAATTGCTCGGCGGCCATCAAAGCGCAAACGGACATTATTGTCACCTCTTCGAACGCAGAGCACATCATTCGGCAACTGCCTGCGGATCAGCCCGTTATTTTTGCACCCGATAAAAACTTAGGACGGTATATCTCGAAAGTCACCGGACGCGAGATGGTGCTCTGGGATGGCTCTTGTATTGTGCATGAAGTATTTAGCGAACAACAACTTGTCCGGCTAAAAGTCCAATTTCCGGAAGCCCTTGTTCTTGCACATCCAGAGTGCGAAGAAGTGGTATTGCGCCATGCAGACTACATCGGTTCCACCACCGGAATCCTGAAATACGCCCAAAACAGCCCTGAAAAGCAATTCATCGTAGCGACCGAAGCGGGTATTCTGCATCAAATGGAAAAAAGTTGCCCGGATAAAACCTTTGTTGCAGCCCCGCCGAACAATGGGTGTAGTTGCAATGAATGCCCGCATATGAAGCTAAATACTTTGGAAAAAGTTTATTTATGTCTTAAATACGAATTACCTGCGTTGGAGATGGAAGAATCGGTGCGCATTCGTGCTCTTGCCCCCATTCAAAGGATGTTGGAAATGAGCCGGGCCATCGGTTAA
- a CDS encoding tetratricopeptide repeat protein, giving the protein MATKTITKEELNEDVVVNAASHLEGFYRKYQKPLIIGLTAVVLLVAAYFLWGWYKDSQNTVAAQKIGFAVQQFELGEFNKALNGLGSNPGLLKIASEYGSTETGNLAHYYAAVAYDNLNNRKKALEHYESFDKGKNLIGASAYAGEAAIHEDTHKNYAKAAELYQKAASTYPDESSAPDYLRKAARNYEKAKDFKAAKAAYEQIKEKYPQSSVVSELDYYLGRIEALAR; this is encoded by the coding sequence ATGGCAACAAAAACCATAACCAAAGAAGAACTAAACGAAGATGTGGTGGTGAATGCCGCGTCGCATCTCGAAGGCTTCTATCGTAAATACCAAAAACCCCTTATTATTGGCCTTACGGCTGTTGTACTGCTGGTCGCGGCATACTTTCTATGGGGTTGGTATAAAGATTCGCAAAACACGGTTGCGGCCCAAAAAATCGGATTTGCGGTTCAGCAATTCGAGTTGGGTGAATTTAATAAAGCCTTGAACGGCCTCGGCTCCAATCCAGGCTTGTTGAAAATAGCCAGTGAATACGGTTCTACCGAAACCGGCAATCTGGCCCATTATTATGCCGCTGTGGCCTATGATAACCTCAATAACCGCAAAAAAGCGCTTGAGCACTATGAATCTTTCGATAAAGGGAAGAACCTCATCGGAGCCTCGGCTTATGCAGGCGAAGCGGCCATTCATGAGGATACACACAAAAATTATGCAAAGGCTGCCGAGTTATATCAAAAAGCGGCAAGTACTTATCCAGACGAGTCTTCTGCGCCCGATTATTTGCGCAAAGCCGCCCGAAATTACGAAAAGGCCAAGGATTTTAAAGCAGCAAAAGCGGCTTACGAACAAATTAAGGAAAAATACCCTCAATCTTCGGTCGTTTCTGAACTGGATTATTACCTTGGCAGAATCGAAGCACTCGCCCGTTAA
- a CDS encoding sigma-54-dependent Fis family transcriptional regulator: MPKHLLIVDDERAIRRTLREILEFEGYTVDEAEDGMAALDKMRKGRYDLALLDIKMPKMDGLEVLKTIAGELPELPIVMISGHGNVETAVESTRLGAVDFLEKPPDLNRLLVTIRNALVRGKLVVENKRMKQTLVEHQHAGVTPIIGESKPIQFIKKTIERVAPTEARVLVTGEPGTGKELVARWLHKLSRRAEAPLIEVNCAAIPSELIESELFGHEKGSFTGAHDRKLGKFEQANGGTLFLDEVGDMSLPAQAKMLRALQEGIITRVGGDRAISVDVRVVAATNKDLNEAIREKSFRQDLFDRLNVIPVHVPPLRERREDIPAIAEYVLEKQSARNRMTNKSFSPKAMTLLRQYDWRGNIRELYNVVERLLILSNADRIEAEDVEHFVTPYSTQKDPVAGLLERYDDFAEFRDAAEKLFIERKLGQFDWNISKTAEEIGIQRSHLYNKISKYGIERAHD, translated from the coding sequence ATGCCCAAACATTTATTGATTGTGGACGACGAGCGGGCCATCCGTCGCACGTTGCGGGAAATCCTTGAGTTTGAAGGCTATACTGTGGATGAAGCCGAGGATGGTATGGCGGCGTTGGATAAAATGCGCAAGGGTCGCTATGATTTGGCGCTTTTAGACATAAAAATGCCCAAAATGGATGGGCTTGAAGTACTCAAAACCATTGCCGGTGAATTGCCCGAATTGCCCATTGTGATGATTTCCGGGCATGGTAATGTGGAAACAGCCGTCGAATCTACCCGATTAGGAGCGGTGGATTTTTTAGAAAAACCGCCTGATCTGAACCGTCTTCTCGTCACCATCCGAAATGCCTTGGTGCGCGGAAAGTTGGTGGTGGAGAACAAGCGGATGAAGCAAACGCTGGTAGAACACCAACATGCGGGCGTAACCCCCATTATAGGTGAAAGCAAGCCGATCCAATTTATCAAAAAAACCATTGAAAGAGTGGCCCCAACGGAGGCACGGGTTTTGGTTACCGGGGAACCCGGAACGGGAAAAGAACTGGTTGCCCGCTGGTTACACAAACTTTCGAGGCGTGCCGAGGCTCCGCTGATCGAGGTGAATTGTGCCGCCATTCCAAGTGAATTGATCGAAAGTGAGCTGTTTGGGCATGAAAAAGGGTCTTTTACGGGAGCACACGACCGAAAATTGGGTAAATTTGAACAAGCCAATGGGGGAACCCTTTTCTTAGATGAAGTGGGCGATATGAGTTTGCCGGCGCAGGCGAAAATGTTGCGTGCGCTTCAGGAAGGGATTATAACGCGCGTCGGCGGAGACCGTGCCATTTCGGTGGATGTTCGCGTGGTGGCGGCCACGAATAAAGACCTGAACGAGGCCATTCGTGAAAAAAGTTTTCGACAAGACCTTTTTGACCGCCTCAATGTGATACCCGTGCATGTCCCACCGCTCCGCGAGCGACGAGAAGACATTCCGGCCATTGCCGAGTACGTCTTGGAAAAGCAATCGGCACGCAACCGCATGACCAACAAAAGTTTCTCGCCGAAGGCAATGACGTTGTTACGGCAATACGACTGGCGCGGCAATATCCGAGAGTTGTATAATGTGGTAGAACGTCTGCTCATCTTGTCTAATGCCGACCGGATAGAGGCCGAGGATGTGGAGCATTTTGTAACGCCCTACTCTACCCAAAAAGATCCGGTGGCCGGACTTTTGGAACGCTATGATGACTTCGCTGAATTTCGAGATGCCGCAGAAAAACTTTTTATTGAACGGAAACTGGGTCAATTTGATTGGAATATTTCCAAAACAGCCGAAGAAATTGGAATTCAACGCTCTCATCTGTATAATAAAATCAGTAAATATGGGATTGAACGCGCCCACGACTAA
- the gap gene encoding type I glyceraldehyde-3-phosphate dehydrogenase, which yields MAIKIAINGFGRIGRLVFRAILERGTKEFDVVGVNDLTDAKTLAHLLKYDSVHGRLPFPVTAEESALIVNGDRFQIYAQKDPAQLPWGDLGVDLVIEATGIFTSAEKAGLHLQAGAKKVLITAPASGEVDATIVMGVNDEILTGNEKIVSNASCTTNCLAPMVKILDEHFGVVQGYMSTVHAYTADQRLQDAPHKDLRRARAAAVSMVPTSTGAAKAVGLVLPHLKGKLDGFAVRVPTPDVSMTDLTAILSKPATKDEINAAFKTAADGPLKGILFYQEDPIVSCDVIHDPASCVFDPALTNSQGAFVKVVGWYDNEWGYSNRVVDLAQKMMA from the coding sequence ATGGCCATCAAAATTGCAATCAATGGCTTTGGTCGTATCGGACGCTTGGTTTTCCGGGCAATTCTGGAACGCGGCACCAAAGAATTTGATGTGGTTGGGGTGAATGACCTGACCGATGCAAAAACCCTTGCACACCTACTTAAGTACGACTCGGTTCACGGTCGCCTTCCTTTCCCAGTTACCGCTGAAGAAAGTGCCCTCATTGTGAATGGGGATCGTTTTCAGATTTATGCACAAAAAGATCCTGCTCAATTGCCTTGGGGTGATTTGGGGGTGGACTTGGTGATTGAAGCCACTGGCATCTTCACTTCTGCCGAAAAAGCCGGGCTTCACCTTCAGGCAGGCGCCAAAAAAGTATTAATTACCGCTCCCGCAAGTGGCGAAGTGGATGCCACCATTGTGATGGGCGTAAACGACGAGATTTTGACCGGTAACGAAAAAATCGTGTCTAATGCCTCTTGTACCACCAACTGCTTGGCGCCCATGGTCAAAATCCTCGACGAACATTTTGGTGTGGTTCAGGGATACATGTCCACAGTACATGCTTATACCGCCGACCAACGCTTGCAAGATGCGCCCCATAAAGACCTGCGCCGTGCCCGTGCTGCTGCCGTTTCGATGGTTCCGACCTCCACCGGCGCCGCCAAAGCTGTTGGCTTGGTATTGCCACACTTAAAAGGAAAATTAGATGGTTTCGCTGTTCGGGTTCCTACCCCTGATGTCTCGATGACGGATCTGACCGCTATTTTAAGTAAACCAGCCACTAAGGATGAAATAAACGCTGCTTTTAAAACCGCCGCTGATGGTCCGCTCAAAGGCATTCTGTTCTACCAAGAAGATCCTATTGTTTCTTGCGATGTAATCCACGATCCCGCTTCATGCGTCTTTGATCCCGCACTGACCAACTCGCAAGGCGCCTTTGTGAAAGTGGTTGGATGGTACGACAACGAATGGGGTTACTCTAACCGCGTGGTGGACTTGGCCCAGAAAATGATGGCGTAA